The sequence CTCACCGGGTTGGCGGCGTCGAAGGCGAGGGCCTGGGCGGCAGACGGCTTCTTGCCGAGCACGTTGAGGTCGTGGAAGAGCTGACGCTCCTGCTCGGCATTCAGGCCCAGGTGAACGGTGACGTCGACGGTGAAGGCGGTGCCGAACTCCGTCATGGCCGCAGTCCACACCTCCATTTCCTCGGTGGTCACCTCCTGGGTGTTATCGAACCAGAGCCCCTTCTTCGGGTACTTCGCATTGGTTAGGACGGTATTCAGCCACTCGTGAACAAGCTCGGCCGCGTTGAGCCGGTGCTGCCCATCGACCACGAAGAGCTTCTGGAGCTTGTGAAGATGGAGGATGACGCCAGCGGGGGTGTCCTCGAATTCCAGGCCGTCATCTTGAATGTTGCGGATGTTGGCCGTGAATGGCTGGAGCGCCTGATACGGGCCCTCGCCCAGATCGGTGAGGAAGTCATTGAGGCAGTCCGGGATGTGCTTGCCACTGGCCGTCCAGCGCGCCTTCACTCCGGCGAGGAGGCCGCGAAGGATGTAGAGAGCCAGCTTCTTGGCATGGTCCGGGATGAGCTGGCGCTGCGCGACCTGCTCCATGCCCTCGCCCATGGCGATGATGCGGGCCTCATTGGCCACGAGCGCCACCTCGCGGAACGTGGCCATCGTCATGGTGACGTTGAGGGTGTTGTTGCCCATGTTGAAGCCGGCCAGCACGGGCAGGTCCACCGTGCCACGTCCGCCAGTCTTCTTGAGCTGGTCGAGGCCGTACCGCTTCTTGCTCTCGGTCATATCGGTTTCCCTCTTGAACACCGGGCGCTCATTCGCCTGGCCGCCATAAAATGCTATGAAACCGTCTGCGTCAAGCGCCAGGCTTGATGATTTCTCCGCCTGGCGGAGGTTTTTTTATGGGCCAGGCGTAGGTATTTCTGTCCTGCGGAGATGTTAGGGCGCCCATCGCCCCTTCTTCGCCAGGTCGTCATTGGGAGAAAGGCCCGGCTACGGCGGTTCCGACACCCAACAGCTCGCGCGGGGGGCGAGTATGGGCCGCATGTGGGCCCTGTTAAGGGAGGCGGGCTTGTGTCGAGGGCCGAGGAGGGCCGCTGGCGGGCGACGCGCGGGCTGTTCGCCGGGCCGGAGGAGAGGCCGTTCCGCCTCTCTTGGGGCACCGCCGACCCAAGCGGCCCACCCAGGCGCTCCGGACACAGCCAGAACAGGGCCTGGAGCCAGCAGCAAACTAGCAGCAAAATCCTTGGTGCCCGCGCGTGCTGGATGGGACGGCTGGACAGTCTGGGGTGAAGAAGCCCGAGTGGTTACCTAGGGTTGTGAACCGCTGGTAACGCCTGGACGGCCCTTCGCCTTGGTTCGGGACCAAGGGGTCGCAGGTTCAAATCCTGTCTCCCCGACCACGTCATTGAAGCGGGCTGGAGGCCTTGGGGTCTCCAGCCCGTTTTCATTTCCAGGCTGCCTGCTTCGGCCCTCCCATCCGCCAGATGGCCGCTGACCTGGCCGCCCGGCCCAGGTGCGTGTCGCGCTGGGTGGTGGAGAGGTTTCAGCAGCACCTGGGTCACCTTTGGGTGGCCGTTCGTGGTGCACGCGGCCTGAGCACGGGAGACGCAAGGCCAGCGGCAGCTGACGTATTCGACAAGAACTGGCCTCTCGGCACGGCAGGGCGGCGCACGCACCAGGTCCGAAGACGACGAACACGAGGGCGAGTCCGTCATCGACGGGCCGAGCGTCGCCGCGCGCCAGCTCGCCCATCTGGCACAGGCGTCGCTGGGCGCTTCGGCGTAGCCGGTAACGGCTCGCCGATGCGAGCGCGCGGCTGGGCTCAGCCCTGGACTTCCGCCCTGAATGCAATCTCTATCAGCTGCTCGGGGAAGGCCAAGGCAGACACGCCGATAAGATTGCTGGCAACCTGCGGCACCGCCTGCTTGTAGACCAGCGGCCGCACCTTCGAACTGGCTGCGAAGGCAGACGGAACGTCGAGCACGAACAGCGTTTCTTCCACCACGTCCGTCATGGTCGCGCCCAGTTCGGCCAGCAGCACCTCGGCATTCTCGTAGGTGCGCTTCATCTGCGCTTCCATGGTCGAGAAGTCCGAGGGCTTGCCGTCCGCGCCCAGCACTGCCGGAGCGACGAGCTCGCCCCGCGGGGTGTGCGAAAGCTGGCCGGAGACGTAGATGGTGTTGTTCACGCGGACGGCCTGCACGTAGCCATACGCCTTTTCCCAAGGAACCCCGAAGCTGGCGGTCTTTCGATTCGAGCTGCTCATGATGTCACCCTCTGAGTGGAAGCCGGATTCTGAACGGCTCCACCGCCGGCAGCACCCCCCATCCGAGGGAGCCTCGCACTCCTCCAACGAGGGAGACGCTCTCCGCGCAGCGCGTGACGCAGATCCAGCCCCGGCTCCGCCCCCGCTTCAGAGCAACATGCCGCCGGACGCCTCGATGCGCTGACCGGTAATCCAGTGGTTTTCGGGCGCGAGCAGGAGCGCGACTGCGCCGCCGATGTCGTCGGGGAGACCGACGCGGCCCAGCGCGGTGGCCGCCGCGATGTGCTTGCTCACCTCCGGGTTGTCACGGATGGCGCCGCCACGGAAGTCGGTGGCGACCGGGCCCGGGGCGAAGGTGTTCACCGAAATCTTCCGAGGCGCGAGCTCCTTGGCGAGGTAGCGCGTCAGCACCTCCAGGCCTCCCTTCATCACCGCGTAGACCGACGAGCCCGGGAAGCTCATGCGGGTGAGGCCCGAGGAGATGTTCACGATGCGGCCGCCATCCGCGAGCAGCGGCGCAAGCTTCTGGGTGAGGAAGAAGGGCCCCTTCAGGTGGACGTTCATCATCTCGTCGAACGTCGCCTCGGTCGTCTCCAGGAAGGGGACGCTCGCACCCGTCCCGCCGTTGTTGACCAGGAAGTCGAAGCGCTCGCTACCCCAGGTGGTGCCGAGTGCCTCGCGCACCGCCCCGGCGAACGCGTCGAAGCTCGCGGTGTTCGCGACGTCGAGCTGGAGCGCCGTGGCCTTGCGTCCCCTGGCGTTGAGCTCCGCGACGACCTCCGCGGCTGCGTCGGTCCGGCTGTGATAGGTGATGATGCTGTCGACGCCGCGGTCGGCCAGATGGAGGGCCATGCTCCTGCCGAGGCCACGGCTTCCGCCAGTGATGAGGGCAATCTGCGTACGGGTCGTGCTCATGCGATGCTCCTTTTGGGCAACGCAGCGGAGATAATCCCGCGTGGTCGGCGGAAAAAGCCGCTGGACGACGACACACTGTTTCGAAAATTGGAAACAATGAAGCTCGACCTGGAAGCGCTGAGGACGTTCGTGAAGGTCGCGGAGCTGGCGAGCTTCACGCGAGCCGCCGAGCAGCTCGGCCTGGCGAAGGCCCGGGTCTCGCTTCGCGTGAAGCAGCTCGAGGGCGAGCTGGGGGCCCGGCTCTTCCAGCGCTCGACGCGCAGCGTGCGCCTCACGGGGGAGGGCGAACAGCTCCTCGTCCGCGCGCATCGCCTGCTCGCCGAAGCGGACGACGT comes from Pyxidicoccus parkwaysis and encodes:
- a CDS encoding DNA sulfur modification protein DndB, with product MTESKKRYGLDQLKKTGGRGTVDLPVLAGFNMGNNTLNVTMTMATFREVALVANEARIIAMGEGMEQVAQRQLIPDHAKKLALYILRGLLAGVKARWTASGKHIPDCLNDFLTDLGEGPYQALQPFTANIRNIQDDGLEFEDTPAGVILHLHKLQKLFVVDGQHRLNAAELVHEWLNTVLTNAKYPKKGLWFDNTQEVTTEEMEVWTAAMTEFGTAFTVDVTVHLGLNAEQERQLFHDLNVLGKKPSAAQALAFDAANPVSKYVTERLAPKRSVHGLLVVDAGHKKSGAKLEEPAIYRDDLVNTCAILFRGAFNQSGITPLDVRGSEDYADGFWAALAKQPGWNTPGWDKLTLLAHSTMLKGMAFLVRSFHNGEEARDPEAAHAKRDAIIQAIADGKVDFTHTNPLWRVYLMSQEDREAKFPGIEDFITPDAIRRPYGTWDEDAGRLQLGPNTRDIARYLADLVRYQLREQVGLEPRPGLVSLKKKLAEAEAEKLAA
- a CDS encoding RidA family protein; translation: MSSSNRKTASFGVPWEKAYGYVQAVRVNNTIYVSGQLSHTPRGELVAPAVLGADGKPSDFSTMEAQMKRTYENAEVLLAELGATMTDVVEETLFVLDVPSAFAASSKVRPLVYKQAVPQVASNLIGVSALAFPEQLIEIAFRAEVQG
- a CDS encoding SDR family NAD(P)-dependent oxidoreductase, which gives rise to MSTTRTQIALITGGSRGLGRSMALHLADRGVDSIITYHSRTDAAAEVVAELNARGRKATALQLDVANTASFDAFAGAVREALGTTWGSERFDFLVNNGGTGASVPFLETTEATFDEMMNVHLKGPFFLTQKLAPLLADGGRIVNISSGLTRMSFPGSSVYAVMKGGLEVLTRYLAKELAPRKISVNTFAPGPVATDFRGGAIRDNPEVSKHIAAATALGRVGLPDDIGGAVALLLAPENHWITGQRIEASGGMLL